The following coding sequences are from one Mesorhizobium onobrychidis window:
- a CDS encoding type II toxin-antitoxin system RelE/ParE family toxin produces MLPSVQTDLVDIFEYITRESGSLAIGRRFVDALRQKCRDLSSLPATIGRARPDLRPDIRSFAFRGYVIFFRYNGDWFEVANIVEGHRDIDSLWSEGKGEE; encoded by the coding sequence ATGTTGCCGTCGGTCCAAACAGATTTGGTTGATATCTTTGAATACATAACTCGCGAAAGCGGCAGCCTGGCGATCGGCCGACGTTTTGTGGATGCTCTGCGCCAGAAATGCCGTGATCTGTCGAGCTTGCCGGCGACGATTGGCCGTGCTCGTCCCGATCTGCGGCCAGATATCAGAAGTTTCGCTTTCAGAGGATACGTGATTTTCTTCCGCTATAACGGCGATTGGTTCGAGGTGGCGAATATCGTCGAAGGGCATCGGGACATCGATAGTTTATGGTCAGAAGGTAAGGGCGAGGAGTAG
- a CDS encoding type II toxin-antitoxin system ParD family antitoxin, translated as MNVSLGDRWEAFVANIVKRGRYGSASEVVREGLRLVEEREEKLKALRAMLDKSFADDGEATEQDIDAAMEAKAEQLAKEGF; from the coding sequence ATGAACGTCTCATTGGGAGATCGCTGGGAAGCCTTTGTGGCCAACATTGTGAAGCGTGGCCGCTACGGCTCTGCCAGCGAAGTCGTGCGCGAGGGCCTGCGCCTGGTCGAGGAACGCGAGGAAAAGCTGAAGGCCTTGCGCGCCATGCTGGACAAATCGTTTGCCGACGACGGCGAAGCGACCGAGCAGGATATTGATGCGGCCATGGAAGCCAAGGCTGAGCAACTCGCAAAGGAAGGCTTCTAG
- a CDS encoding sugar-binding transcriptional regulator, which yields MAIRPAEQLIHKAAWLYYAHGLRQDQVASQLKISRASVAMYLRKARETGIVNISTSTQLFTDDVLARQLEDALKLDAVWIAPENGHIADPSTDIAVLAASVFLELIKKGDRIGVAWGRTIYTIADIMSYADLQDVTVVQLCGNLGAPYSYRPDQCTMEIARRLNAEGLNFYAPLVLTTEELARGLRAEPVIREQLSGISECNLALYSVGTVDADSHVVKCGALTASEMEVLRRAGAAGVIAGQIIDAQGQALDCSYNRRVISAELSSLRKIEKRLVVVQEDSKFGPLVAAIAGGLCTHLVVGARMARRLLDHAGPAAEKVA from the coding sequence ATGGCGATCCGACCGGCAGAACAGCTTATCCACAAAGCCGCCTGGCTCTACTATGCCCATGGCTTGCGCCAGGACCAGGTGGCCAGCCAGCTCAAGATTTCCCGAGCCTCGGTCGCCATGTATCTGCGCAAGGCGCGCGAGACCGGCATCGTCAACATCTCGACCTCGACCCAGCTTTTCACCGACGACGTCCTGGCGCGCCAGCTCGAAGACGCGCTGAAGCTCGACGCCGTCTGGATCGCGCCGGAAAACGGCCATATCGCCGATCCGTCGACCGACATCGCGGTGCTGGCGGCCAGCGTCTTTCTCGAACTGATCAAGAAGGGCGACCGCATCGGCGTCGCCTGGGGGCGGACCATCTATACGATCGCCGACATCATGTCCTATGCCGATCTGCAGGATGTCACGGTGGTGCAGCTCTGCGGCAACCTCGGAGCCCCCTACTCCTACCGGCCCGACCAATGCACCATGGAAATCGCCCGCCGGCTCAACGCCGAGGGGCTCAATTTCTATGCACCGCTGGTGCTGACGACGGAAGAACTGGCGCGCGGCCTCCGCGCCGAGCCGGTGATCCGCGAGCAGCTATCGGGCATTAGTGAATGCAACCTGGCGCTTTACTCGGTCGGCACCGTCGACGCCGACAGCCATGTCGTCAAATGCGGCGCGCTGACTGCGAGCGAAATGGAGGTGCTGCGCCGCGCCGGGGCTGCCGGCGTCATCGCTGGGCAGATCATCGACGCGCAAGGTCAGGCGCTCGATTGCAGCTACAACCGGCGGGTCATTTCGGCGGAGCTGTCATCGCTGCGCAAGATCGAAAAGCGCCTCGTGGTGGTGCAGGAGGACAGCAAGTTCGGACCGCTGGTGGCGGCGATCGCGGGTGGGTTGTGCACGCATCTGGTGGTCGGCGCACGGATGGCGCGACGGCTGCTCGACCATGCCGGACCGGCAGCGGAAAAGGTCGCCTAG